A part of Aegilops tauschii subsp. strangulata cultivar AL8/78 chromosome 2, Aet v6.0, whole genome shotgun sequence genomic DNA contains:
- the LOC120973417 gene encoding uncharacterized protein gives MSSIGIVQSAVKKVQQVGVDFVQVQVVASAVLAILVVALSAYGRRCRHPALRLIISGASIAFIPLTSSAINALLGQRKMLKLLKECEDPTCKGGKYSPEVQTMWTLLLWSVLILIIKGNADTAAASAAAASASPSSGDVGVDGQKVRTPVELLATYAVVVWLIVECIPEAEWLKFEGKAIFVVFFLLGFAKVVLKLVAFLMASNSYAIGKNARLVSGYMAQLVEEGAEDGHGHVPPYLVVGESKEHVEEKPQGYRIKRESDPVKKNKDKLGALITLDRVWTLSDHGDGFLAKKLELRDLCLSFSLFKSLRRRLSGYPLTEEGSSNALDFVLRGMDTAAGDGKAGVDAKRVFRVLVDELWFASDFYYSPLPLCSFSGWCAALNYLLSVLIIAGAIGVGVLYQIRRVIVVGPDRAKENPAKGPELYQVAYYFITLFLLLAAVLTEACEIIAGVCSNWTKMALIGHYIRSGTLGRWTNAALDTVLRFRPAKRWSDEIGQTSVLEPRRFGRRSGLFSEKLYGRAGLMRSVEVSQAVKDAVLRSLKSSYGGLDKGSTLAAHRVGLGGKVDSWAWPAIGAGSGSGTSSTTEHILACHIGARLFEIKYSNAACPTLAAADMTAACHLSYYCAYLVAASPGLLPDSPAWTDKRYKEVVADVKAALGKDDDGASESTAQRYERLLKELSATSRDEVLQRGAELGSRLVEAHAEDEAAAWRFLADFWSEMVLFVAPSKNVKGHVEAMGRGGEFVTLVWALLMHAGVTDRPGTADGTGVP, from the coding sequence ATGAGCAGTATAGGTATAGTTCAGTCTGCTGTGAAGAAGGTCCAACAAGTAGGGGTCGATTTCGTGCAGGTCCAGGTGGTGGCCTCCGCGGTGCTCGCCATTCTGGTGGTGGCGCTTAGCGCGTATGGTCGTCGCTGCCGCCACCCGGCACTCCGCCTCATCATCTCCGGCGCCTCCATCGCCTTCATACCGCTCACGTCCTCCGCCATCAACGCCTTGCTGGGGCAGAGGAAGATGCTCAAGCTGTTGAAAGAGTGCGAAGACCCGACTTGCAAAGGCGGCAAGTACAGCCCAGAGGTCCAGACCATGTGGACGCTCCTCCTGTGGAGCGTCCTCATCCTCATCATCAAGGGCAATGCCGACACGGCCGCGGCctccgctgccgccgcctccgcctcgcCTTCCTCGGGCGACGTCGGTGTCGACGGCCAGAAGGTCCGGACCCCAGTGGAGCTACTGGCTACGTATGCCGTGGTGGTGTGGCTCATCGTGGAGTGCATTCCTGAGGCGGAATGGTTGAAGTTTGAGGGAAAGGCAATTTTCGTCGTCTTCTTCCTGCTCGGCTTTGCCAAGGTGGTGCTCAAGCTGGTCGCCTTCCTCATGGCGAGCAACTCCTACGCCATCGGCAAGAACGCCCGGCTTGTCTCCGGCTACATGGCGCAGCTGGTCGAGGAGGGCGCCGAGGATGGCCATGGCCATGTGCCTCCTTATCTGGTTGTAGGGGAGAGCAAGGAGCACGTCGAGGAAAAGCCCCAAGGGTACCGCATCAAACGCGAAAGCGACCCCGTCAAGAAAAACAAGGACAAGCTCGGCGCTCTCATCACGCTCGACCGGGTGTGGAcactgtccgatcacggcgacggTTTCCTCGCCAAGAAGCTGGAGCTAAGGGATCTCTGTCTCTCATTCTCCCTCTTCAAGAGTCTCCGGCGTCGCCTCTCAGGGTACCCGTTGACCGAGGAAGGATCCAGCAATGCTCTCGACTTCGTGCTCAGGGGCATGGACACTGCGGCCGGCGACGGCAAAGCAGGCGTGGATGCCAAGCGGGTGTTCCGAGTCCTTGTGGACGAGCTCTGGTTCGCAAGTGATTTCTACTACTCGCCGCTCCCGCTGTGCTCCTTCAGTGGGTGGTGCGCCGCCCTCAACTATCTCCTGTCGGTCCTCATCATCGCCGGAGCTATTGGAGTGGGAGTGCTTTATCAAATCAGAAGGGTGATCGTTGTCGGTCCCGACCGGGCCAAAGAGAACCCAGCTAAGGGTCCAGAATTGTACCAGGTAGCTTACTACTTCATCACCTTGTTCCTCCTACTCGCCGCCGTGCTCACCGAAGCGTGTGAGATCATCGCCGGCGTGTGCTCCAACTGGACCAAGATGGCGTTGATCGGCCATTACATCAGAAGTGGCACGCTCGGTCGTTGGACCAACGCGGCCCTGGACACGGTGCTGCGTTTCAGGCCCGCGAAGCGCTGGAGCGACGAGATCGGGCAGACCTCGGTGCTCGAGCCCCGCCGATTCGGGCGACGGTCGGGGCTTTTCTCGGAGAAGCTGTATGGGCGCGCAGGGCTTATGAGGTCGGTGGAAGTCTCCCAGGCCGTTAAGGACGCGGTGCTCAGGTCCTTGAAGAGTAGCTATGGGGGACTGGACAAAGGAAGCACCCTCGCCGCGCACCGGGTAGGCCTCGGCGGCAAGGTCGACAGCTGGGCGTGGCCGGCCATCGGTGCCGGAAGCGGCAGCGGCACCAGCAGCACCACGGAGCATATCCTCGCTTGCCACATCGGCGCGAGGCTCTTCGAGATCAAGTACTCGAACGCGGCGTGTCCAACGTTGGCGGCGGCCGACATGACAGCCGCCTGCCATTTGTCTTACTACTGCGCGTACCTGGTGGCGGCCTCGCCGGGGCTGCTGCCGGACAGTCCGGCGTGGACCGACAAGCGGTACAAGGAAGTGGTGGCGGACGTGAAGGCGGCGCTGGGAAAGGACGACGACGGCGCCAGCGAGTCGACGGCGCAAAGGTACGAGCGGCTGCTCAAGGAGCTGAGCGCGACCAGCAGGGACGAGGTGCTGCAGCGCGGCGCCGAGCTTGGGAGCCGCCTGGTGGAGGCGCACGCCGAGGATGAGGCGGCGGCATGGCGGTTCCTGGCGGATTTCTGGTCGGAGATGGTGCTCTTCGTCGCACCGTCGAAGAACGTCAAGGGCCACGTCGAGGCCATGGGGCGCGGCGGGGAGTTCGTCACGCTCGTCTGGGCGCTGCTCATGCACGCCGGTGTCACGGACAGGCCTGGGACAGCTGACGGTACTGGCGTCCCGTAA